Proteins co-encoded in one Prescottella sp. R16 genomic window:
- a CDS encoding nuclear transport factor 2 family protein — protein MTRELIDRLALSDLVAQYAIAVDRRDETVLAALFTTDARLVQPPDLVRPGRDPILSGAVGIASSILAAVAHLHSTRHVVAQQLVEITGDSARGETYCEAHHMYPVEGGHRDHVVALRYLDEYHRADGAWRIARRELIVDFTENRTVALPKNGK, from the coding sequence ATGACCCGCGAACTCATCGACCGTCTCGCCCTGTCGGATCTCGTCGCGCAGTACGCGATCGCCGTCGACCGGCGTGACGAGACCGTCCTGGCCGCCCTGTTCACCACCGATGCCCGGCTCGTGCAACCGCCTGACCTGGTGCGTCCCGGACGGGATCCGATCCTGTCCGGGGCGGTGGGGATCGCGTCGAGCATCCTCGCAGCCGTCGCACACCTGCACTCGACACGGCACGTCGTCGCGCAGCAACTCGTCGAGATCACCGGCGACAGCGCGCGCGGCGAGACGTATTGCGAAGCGCATCATATGTATCCGGTCGAGGGGGGACATCGTGACCATGTCGTCGCGCTCCGCTACCTCGACGAGTACCACCGGGCCGACGGAGCGTGGCGGATCGCCCGCCGCGAACTGATCGTCGACTTCACCGAGAACCGCACCGTAGCCCTACCGAAGAACGGGAAGTGA
- a CDS encoding nuclear transport factor 2 family protein, whose amino-acid sequence MTETPTAQLTLSPVEQLLAIEEIKKVFAGRLRVMDTKQWDLYGSFHTEDVVSETWGGLPGDKQPQTNGTGGRVVGREALTKAISGMLGGPTPVTTAHHGHTPEITLTSDTTATGIWPMEDELWWTNGDVEEHLHGYGHYHEEYRKVGDRWLISYRALTRLREVHTPNFFSYMKAL is encoded by the coding sequence ATGACCGAGACCCCGACCGCACAGCTGACCCTGTCTCCCGTCGAGCAACTGCTCGCGATCGAGGAGATCAAGAAAGTGTTCGCCGGCCGCCTACGAGTCATGGACACCAAGCAGTGGGATCTCTACGGCAGCTTCCACACCGAGGACGTGGTCAGCGAGACGTGGGGCGGGCTGCCCGGCGACAAGCAGCCGCAGACGAACGGGACCGGCGGCCGCGTCGTGGGCCGGGAGGCGCTGACGAAGGCGATCAGCGGCATGCTCGGCGGCCCCACTCCGGTGACGACGGCACACCACGGGCACACCCCGGAGATCACCCTCACCTCCGACACCACTGCCACCGGGATCTGGCCGATGGAGGACGAATTGTGGTGGACCAACGGTGATGTCGAGGAGCATCTGCACGGCTACGGGCACTACCACGAGGAGTACCGCAAGGTCGGCGACCGGTGGCTCATCAGCTACCGCGCACTCACCCGGCTGCGGGAAGTCCACACGCCGAACTTCTTCTCCTACATGAAGGCCCTGTAA
- a CDS encoding enoyl-CoA hydratase-related protein, which translates to MTVRCERDGRILVVRIEREERRNAIDRATAEGLEEAFDLLDDDPDLWAGVVTGTPRVFSAGTDIRERADLRMPRGGEYGIVRRRRATPLIAAVEGYALGGGFEIALACDLIVAGRTAEFGLPETRRGLVATSGALFRAPRALPLNVARELLITGRTLTAERAYGLGVVNEVTDPGAALDAALVMANEICSAAPVSVRASLDALHAQVAAADERGWDATADALRTVAASDDFRVGLDAFAQRRAPQWLGR; encoded by the coding sequence ATGACGGTGCGGTGCGAGCGGGACGGGCGGATCCTCGTGGTCAGGATCGAGCGGGAGGAGCGGCGCAACGCGATCGACCGAGCGACCGCCGAAGGGCTCGAGGAGGCCTTCGATCTGCTCGACGACGACCCCGACCTGTGGGCCGGTGTCGTGACCGGAACCCCGCGGGTGTTCTCCGCGGGTACCGACATTCGTGAACGCGCCGACCTGAGGATGCCGCGCGGCGGCGAGTACGGCATCGTCCGACGCCGACGCGCCACCCCGTTGATCGCAGCGGTCGAGGGCTACGCGCTCGGCGGCGGTTTCGAGATCGCATTGGCCTGCGATCTGATCGTCGCGGGCCGGACGGCCGAGTTCGGCCTGCCCGAGACCCGGCGGGGCCTGGTCGCGACGTCCGGCGCACTGTTCCGGGCCCCGCGGGCCCTGCCGCTGAACGTGGCCCGGGAACTGCTGATCACCGGACGCACCCTGACCGCCGAGCGCGCCTACGGGCTCGGGGTGGTGAACGAGGTGACCGACCCGGGTGCCGCACTCGACGCCGCCCTGGTCATGGCGAACGAAATCTGCAGTGCTGCACCGGTGTCCGTGCGGGCGAGCCTGGACGCGCTTCACGCGCAGGTCGCCGCCGCCGACGAACGGGGCTGGGACGCCACTGCGGACGCGCTGCGCACGGTGGCGGCGTCGGACGACTTCCGGGTCGGACTCGACGCGTTCGCGCAGCGGCGCGCACCGCAGTGGCTCGGACGATGA
- a CDS encoding TetR/AcrR family transcriptional regulator produces the protein MTDDRDSTVRREERKQRTRERLLDAARKLFSEHGYDTTTIDDIAVAAHVSRGTFFNYFDGKDAVLAALHQVHMTKLPGIVDDLLARPITTAERITSLFDDVVEAAVTLEKYFRATTRELDRDLATPTLSAARTERFIVQFQRILEAGIPRGEVRQDYPLRFLAQMVTAVYVSTIRFWRQETVSDMREEFDRAAAFITESVAVQRPSGP, from the coding sequence ATGACGGACGATCGCGACAGCACCGTACGCCGCGAGGAACGCAAGCAACGCACCCGCGAACGCCTGCTCGACGCCGCCCGGAAGCTGTTCTCCGAACACGGCTACGACACCACCACGATCGACGACATCGCCGTGGCCGCCCACGTCTCGCGGGGCACGTTCTTCAACTACTTCGACGGCAAGGACGCCGTACTCGCCGCACTGCACCAGGTGCACATGACGAAGCTGCCCGGCATCGTCGACGACCTCCTCGCCCGGCCGATCACCACCGCCGAACGCATCACGTCCCTGTTCGACGACGTCGTCGAGGCTGCGGTGACGCTCGAGAAGTACTTCCGGGCGACCACCCGGGAACTCGACCGCGACCTCGCCACCCCGACCCTCAGCGCTGCCCGCACCGAACGGTTCATCGTCCAGTTCCAGCGCATCCTCGAGGCCGGAATCCCCCGTGGGGAAGTGCGTCAGGATTATCCGCTCCGGTTCCTCGCCCAGATGGTGACCGCCGTCTACGTCAGCACGATCCGTTTCTGGCGTCAGGAGACCGTGTCCGACATGCGGGAGGAGTTCGACCGGGCCGCGGCCTTCATCACGGAGTCGGTTGCGGTGCAGCGCCCGTCCGGCCCGTAG